In Thermoanaerobacter uzonensis DSM 18761, one genomic interval encodes:
- the cas2 gene encoding CRISPR-associated endonuclease Cas2, with the protein MYVLIVYDVEEKRVAKVNKFLKTYLNWVQNSVFEGELTEAQLNRIILWFKGHLDLRCDSVLIYTASSEKWLSKKIIGVEKNSTDNIL; encoded by the coding sequence GTGTATGTACTTATAGTTTATGACGTTGAAGAAAAAAGGGTTGCAAAAGTAAATAAATTTTTAAAGACCTATTTGAATTGGGTACAAAATTCTGTTTTTGAGGGGGAATTAACAGAGGCTCAATTAAATAGAATTATCTTATGGTTTAAAGGACATTTGGATTTAAGATGTGATTCCGTTTTAATATATACTGCCAGCTCTGAAAAGTGGCTATCTAAAAAGATTATTGGAGTAGAGAAAAATTCTACAGATAATATTTTGTGA
- the cas1b gene encoding type I-B CRISPR-associated endonuclease Cas1b, whose product MKRSYYLNANGRISRKDNTIYFESETFGKKPLPVQNVQEIFLFGEVDLNTKAINFLAQNNITLHVFNYYGYYMGSFYPREHLPSGFLLVKQVEKYKEEHERLKIAKEIINGASHNILKNVKYYANRKEGLNEYVERIENERKNIKDAKTISELMGVEGRIRNIYYSAFETIIEGKFEFKNRTMNPPDNPINALISFGNSMMYSIVLTEIYNTQLNPTISYLHEPGERRFSLSLDISEIFKPIIVDRIIFSLINQKMIREEHFDQELEMCYLNEKGRVIFQREFEEKLGTIIKHPKLNRSVSYRRLIRLECYKIIKHLLDEEEYESLKMWW is encoded by the coding sequence ATGAAAAGAAGCTATTATTTAAATGCTAATGGCAGGATAAGCAGAAAAGACAATACAATATATTTTGAAAGTGAAACATTCGGAAAAAAACCCTTACCCGTGCAAAACGTCCAAGAGATATTTTTGTTTGGAGAAGTTGATTTAAATACAAAAGCAATCAATTTTTTAGCACAAAACAACATAACACTTCATGTTTTTAATTATTATGGATATTATATGGGAAGCTTTTATCCGCGAGAACATCTGCCTTCGGGTTTTTTGCTAGTAAAGCAAGTAGAAAAATATAAAGAGGAGCATGAAAGGCTAAAAATTGCAAAGGAAATTATTAATGGTGCTAGCCATAATATTTTAAAGAATGTCAAATATTATGCAAATAGAAAAGAAGGATTAAATGAGTATGTTGAAAGGATAGAAAATGAGAGGAAAAATATAAAGGATGCTAAGACTATAAGCGAACTCATGGGGGTTGAAGGTAGGATTAGAAATATATATTATAGTGCTTTTGAAACAATAATTGAGGGAAAATTTGAATTTAAAAATAGGACAATGAATCCTCCGGATAATCCCATAAATGCCTTGATTTCTTTTGGTAATTCTATGATGTATTCTATAGTTCTTACAGAAATATACAATACGCAACTAAATCCAACTATAAGTTATTTACATGAGCCGGGTGAAAGGAGATTTTCTTTAAGCCTTGATATAAGTGAAATTTTTAAGCCAATAATTGTAGATAGGATTATTTTTAGTTTGATAAATCAAAAAATGATAAGAGAAGAACATTTCGATCAAGAATTAGAAATGTGTTATCTAAATGAGAAAGGAAGAGTTATATTTCAGAGAGAATTTGAAGAAAAATTGGGCACCATAATAAAACATCCAAAACTGAACAGAAGTGTGAGTTATAGAAGACTTATAAGACTTGAATGTTACAAGATTATAAAGCATTTGTTGGATGAAGAAGAGTATGAATCATTAAAAATGTGGTGGTAA
- the cas4 gene encoding CRISPR-associated protein Cas4 produces the protein MDLLTGTEINYYFVCKHKLWLFTHGINMEHNSDYVDIGKVLHEKSFQREDKEILLDGRIKIDFVKNQLEIHETKKSKAIEGATKYQVLYYIYYLKKKGVDKVTGVIHYINNHSREEITLSEQDENKIKEVIEEINKIKLMDKPPAKVKSKICTKCSYYELCFS, from the coding sequence ATGGATTTACTAACTGGTACAGAAATAAATTATTATTTTGTGTGTAAGCATAAACTTTGGCTTTTTACTCATGGTATAAATATGGAGCATAATTCTGATTATGTGGATATAGGAAAAGTGCTTCATGAAAAAAGCTTTCAGAGGGAGGATAAAGAGATTCTTCTTGATGGACGTATAAAAATAGATTTTGTAAAAAATCAATTGGAAATACATGAAACTAAGAAGAGTAAAGCAATAGAAGGAGCGACGAAGTACCAAGTTTTATACTATATTTATTATTTGAAAAAGAAAGGTGTGGACAAAGTTACAGGAGTTATACATTATATAAATAATCATTCGAGGGAGGAGATTACTCTTAGTGAGCAGGATGAGAATAAAATAAAGGAAGTAATTGAAGAAATCAACAAAATAAAATTAATGGATAAACCACCGGCTAAAGTAAAAAGTAAAATTTGTACAAAATGTAGTTATTATGAATTGTGTTTTAGTTAG